A segment of the Zingiber officinale cultivar Zhangliang chromosome 8B, Zo_v1.1, whole genome shotgun sequence genome:
CTGGGGACGGCGGCGCGACGGGGGCCTCAGCCTCAGGAGAGGACATGATGGAGCTCACCTCGAGGACGGACAGATCGTAGGGCATCTCTTTAATGGACTTGACGAAGGAAACTGGCGGCGCACCACCGGCGTCCTCGGAGGAGAAGGTGACCCTACCCTTGCGGTGGTCAGTGATGTTGATGTAGCCGGTGGTGCCGATGGCGCGGCCGGAGGACTGGAAGACGGAGGAGGCGAGGGTGGAGCTATGGGTGAGCTGATGGAGCTTCTTGGACCCGTAGTAATCAGTGAGAATGTGGAGGGCAAGAACGTTTCGGACGGTGAGGATAGAGAAATGCTTCGCGAGGAGGTCAGCCATGCCGGAGTTATCCACAGCAAGGAGAGTAATGGTCTGCCGGCGGTTGATTTCGTTTGCCAGCCTAGTAACGGTGAGGTAGTGGTTAAAGGTGGAGAACTCTGGGTGAGCTGCTAGGATCTTGGTGATGTTGTAGCCGCGTGCCAACGGAGCCTCGCCGACCACCAAAATCAACACGACGGCAATGGCGAGGAGAGTGGGGAGGGATCTCCGCATTGTGAATACCGCTTCTTCACCGTCGCTGGCGAGGAAGAGAAGGGGCACTGAGTTTGGGGCACTGAGTGGGGAGCCGGCGACAAGGGCTAAGTAGTTGAGATAGCGCTGGCACGAAACAACGAAGCCCTTGGCGTTTGTTATTATTTACGAGAACTGCCAttacttaaatttttaaataatataaaattaaatgctAACTAATTAAGAATAATAACATATAAACTTTAATATTTTatgaataagaaaaaaatattcatAGTTTTGGtatttcattaaaatttaataCTAAAATATAAGTTAATCCTTCATTCAAAAGTTcacaaaattaataatattatttttgaaatatcatTAGTTAGCatatttactttattttatatttaactcGAATgagttaattagttgaatatcaaAATGTTTTTTACAACAAGAGTTTGAAATTATCATAAATACACCAATACTATTTTTGTTATTAGGCTTAAGTGATGCTCAATAATTGAGCCATGTGTGTACTCAAGCATCCAAATGGGTTAGAAAAATCATTGGTGAGGTTAAGATGTCAGGGGATATTGGCTATGACGTTCCACCTAATGGAACTATAAGCATtagaagttttatttatttatttatttatttatttatttatttaagataTATATTATAACAGCAAACTTAGGCTAGGTATTCGAGAGTGTCGGCAAACAGGCAGCGTGATTTATTAGTAAAAGGAAAAATACTTAAAACGTTAATCAGTCGGTCTCCAAGATATTTGTAATATAATTCGAATCTCAGCCGCCATGCGGCCATTGTATTTACATATACGCATGGATCATAAACCGGACCGGAATGAACCGCCAGCGGTCTAACTCGTTGGTTGGCTTGTTGCTGTGCTGGGAGGTAATAAATCAGTTTAGTGACAATAATGGAGTGGTTGTTGGGTCATCCCTGCTGTATCGATCTTGTTTGATGCCAAAATTAATTTGGCAAATATGTCACGCTAGCTGATTTCTTGATTGCTTGGCCTGTTTTTATTTCCCAGCCAAACTTTCAGTCTTAATTAACAATTTACGACTTAATGTGATACGTATTAAGGTCTGTTTCGTAAAGGCGCATGCCCTTCATCTGCTGCCGCCGTTGCAGTAGATCTTTCAGCTTGCATATCATGCCATCACATCGAAATCGCCGTCAACATTAACCTTGTGCATGTTTTCTTCTCTCCCCTTTGCGTCAAGCGTTGTTGCCTTGTCTTCCTCAAGCCTACTGGCCTCAACTTCATTAAAATGAACACGTatctatttgaaaaaaaaaccctTATAAACTTAAATATACATTGGCACACAAGATATTTAGCGTCACGTGGCAATCACATGACGATAAAACTGATACTTGATCAGTGGTATATATAGTTTTTATATCAGTCCTTTTTCATTGAATCCATTAGTTATCAATAATTGTTTCCACCAACCCAcgctaaattatttaattattatctccATCGAACAttattatatttgtttattttaaaattggCCGAGTCGGTGGATATGATCTGGCATGGTTTCAAACAGTATGAATTGTCTAAAATAAGTTGAGAATGGGACAAGCATAACTCTCACCTGTGGTTTGATCAAGATGACTAAGACAGTGGAAGAAAATTCTATTTCCTTCTTTGTGAAAAGGCAGGAACCAAATGAGATGGAGGTTGCCCAATTCTTAAGTATCCGCTCAATTGTCATTCGCACTGAGTTGGGAAGCTAGCGTCGCATTATGAAGAGAAGGAACAGACCATATGGCACgtggaaaaggagcaagcaggaAGTTCAAGAACAGATATCGGGGGGAGCAGTAGAAAGTTGCTTTCTGAAAATTGACAGATAGAATGACGTCAAAGCAGACTTACTGGCTAACGAAGCAACAAGGATGGAAGCCTTCGAGAAAGACCGACCATTTTCGAGTGTTTGGATGAGTTGTCTTCGTGCATGTAAAACTCAATTTTTCATGCTATTCAATACTACTCAGAGAAATCGCCACGAGAAGATTTGATCTATCTACGAGCCACCGAATTATAGACAAAATTTTAGAAACCGCAGCGTGTCAAACGATCTACATGAACTGGAACTTAAATACAGCGTTTCAGGTAAGAACTGGCTCAGCTCTGCGAATCCCCTGCCTTGATAACGACATGTTGAAGAGTGGGAGCACCTGTCTAAATAAACCTTTTTCCCGCATTGATCACCAGCCTTTTGTTTTCAACGACATGAAACTCAGTAATGTCTGGCTGCTTCAAAATCAGCACAACTATCGCACATGCCCAGCTTGTTCAACATACAATACCACAAAAAGCAAACATGGTCATTCGTGGTGGGCCGATGGCCCGTGACTCTCTCTCTCTatccttttttaaaaattatattgtcTCTGTTTATATCTCGAATTGAAATTAATCACTATAAATTGTTCACATTTAATATCCTAACAatatttttagagttttttttaatGTAAGTTTTACTCTGGTTCGGATTGACATAATTAACGGGTCCGGTCGAGGCATGGCATCGAACGCAATTACGCAATAATGTGATTACGAGCGGATGAAGGCAagccctagatcggacggcttgTATAAAGCCTTTGATTCTTCTCTTGACGCACGCTCACTCCTCTCACCTGCGGCGCGACTCCTCCTTCTTCAGTGCTCCCAATAtggtaaacttttttttttcttcttttcttctactTGTTCCTTTCGATTTCTGTATCTAATTTCGTATCCCGTACGAATCCAAGACGTCTTTGTGTTCTCGAGTGAGTTTGTATATCTTCTATGGATTTTCTTGTAGCCGTTCAAGCGATATGTGGAGATCGGCAGGGTTGCCCTCGTGAACTATGGGAAGGAATATGGAAGGCTCGTCGTCATCGTCGACGTTATCGACCAGAACAGGGTACGTGGCATTTCCTGATTTCCAAAGCCTCAATTTTCGGCATGATTAAATTGCGCAGATCAACTTATGAGTTTTATGTGTATGTACTCGTTTCAAAAATCCATCTTTCGACTAGTTTTTGTTACTCAACTATTGACAAAGTGGTATATTAACTTTCTGATAGTGTTCTAAATTATTCCTTTTCTGAGACATTAATCAATAATAAACAACTATATCGTGACATTTCTCTATCGTTTTACGAACTCAGTGGTAGAGTATTAAAATGAAATGCCTAATTTGAAGGTGCCGACCACTAAGTTTATAACAACGTTGGAAGTTTTTGCCAAGGGCCTAGTTAAACAGCCCTCATTTAAGTGGTAGCTTGCGTCCATCTGTTGATGGGTGTGCAGGATTTGTGATATAAGGATGATAAAAACATTTATTGTATCAAATTTATCCTGAAGTTCTTGCCAAAATATCACTTGTCTCCAAAGTTCCAATTGATTTCTGTTTTAGCTATATGAGCACCACTTGTGGTTTACTAGTATTCCATGTAACGTCAACCTTAGAATTGTGAAAATTCTTTGATTTTTCTTAACCATTTGATCTGAAGGATATCACTTCCATACTACTTGTTGGGttgtagaaaatatatttttgggCACAACTAGttagtttttttcctttttaaaatttgCAAATACCACGTGGAATTTGGATGAGCCATTGGCACCCGTGTCTATATGCCAATCTAAATGTTCGTCTTAAATAGTATGATGTGAGATTATCCATAAttggatataattttttttttcactggTTTTGAGAATCTGAAGTATTGTATTAATGATCTGTTTCTCGCCTTGATTCTGCCACAAGTTTAGGCTTTGGTTGATGCTCCTGATATGATTCGTGGCCAAATTAACTTCAAAAGGCTCTCTCTTACTGATATAAAGATTGACATACCACGAGTCCCTAAGAAGAAGACCCTCATTCAAGCTATGGAGGCTGCTGGTACCATATACTCAATATCCCTGTTTAATGTAATCTAACAATGTAGCATGTAATTATTAGGTTTAAGTGATAAACATGCTGCTGCAGATGTTAAGAACAAGTGGGAAAACAGCTCATGGGGCAGGAAGCTTATTGTGCAGAAGAGGAGAGCTGCCCTAAATGACTTTGACAGGTTCAAGGTCATGGTGGCCAAGATTAAGGTAGATATTACGTGTATTTAAATGCGATATACTTTTGATTTCTTGCCTTTTAGTTTACCAAAATCTTTGTTTATTCATTGTGCTGATGAGTCTTTAATATTTCTCCAGCGAGGACGTGCCATAAGGCAAGAATTGGCCAAACTTAAGAAGGAAAATGCAGCTTGAGCTCGGATTAACCTGTGAAATTTGTTCCTGTTTCTGATTCTGTACGGGTGTTAGTTGTCTTGTCGAGAGTTGCTAGTCGAAGTTattgatttcttttccttgttcAGAACTTGGATTTCTTCAAATATTCTGAATTAAGATTTGGGTAAAGTAGAAAAAATTCCTAATCAAAATCACAATTTTACTTGCATTCTCCGCTCACAAAAAAATTTATTCCCACTCCTTGTAAATAAAGTATTACTTATTTCAATTATTTCATACAAATATTGTTATCTAAATTGTCTCTCAGattttttttaggtataaaaagtctaaaaacgagtataattttagttaaatttagcACTTTACATTAGAATATCAAAATTAATCTTTAggatatttgttcaatttttttttttcatttcactctctctccttgttctctctcataataatttctctctcctcattctatcattataatttttttctcaacatattttctcttttttcattctctctcatcacacattttctataattttctctctgtattctctctcatcatacactttagttcattattttctctcttttcattttctCATCATTtgttctctccttaatctctcttatgctctctccatattttatctcatcacactttctctttctttattctcttccatcacattttctctcttcattctctctcatcatacatttTTTACCATTTTCTCTTtatattttttctcatcacacacactctctcattattttttctctcttcattctctccttattttttcatcatactttctctgtaATCATACttgctctctcctcaatctctcttaccatacttcCTCTCCATGTTTTCTCTCATCACAAtttctctttctttattctgttccatcactctctctcctcattttttctcatcacacactctctcttttcattttttcccatcacactttttctcttatcacactttctcatcatactttctctcctcaatctatcatttctctcatcatactttctctctcttcattttttcccatcactctttctctctcaatccactttctctctcatcatattttttctcttctcaatctctctatcacactctctcttctcatttttctctcatcatacttttcctctcttcattttgtcccatcacattttctctctcatcatatgtttctctcacattcaactttctcttccatctaattttttctcttattttcctttaagggtaaaaaaggaaatttaatttttgaaaatattcaactaaccaaatattatttttaagaatgatatccaAGTTCATACCCATtaccattccacaatactatgatactcatttccattccgattcctaagagagaaccaaacgccacctaactCTCATATTTTTTCGATATAAataatctaaaaataagtataattttattaaattcagCATATTAAACTATAAtggagtatattttctattaaattgaattgagtatattttctattaaattaagcatgattttttttaatataatttctcataaattcagcatcatttattatttaaagaaaacttagtatatttttcatccaattgagtatcatttaaagaaaatttagtatattttttatccgtgaaaaaagaatcgtatattgaatttaagaggaattatattgatttttagactttttatatctaaaaatatTATGAgtaattaggtaaatatatttgattagAGAGTGAAAGTAAAGATTGTTATGAATCGAGATTAcatgtaaaaatttatttattaataggGACTACATATAAATTTTTCTTGAAGATTTTAATGTCTCTGGGGTTGACGGTCCACTTGAATATTTATTTGAAAGTCGTTTTATAGTGTTGACGCGCTGATAAATATTTCGTTCCAATTAAAATATTTATGAATTAAAAAGATACAATAATACCTAACAAATGTTTATATTATAAATGTCAATGAAGCAAGTTATTTTTACATGTAAGCGTTAATGATTTAATGCATGCAAAAATAtgttattaaaattattaaatctgTGTTATGTGTCTGGCAGTTAAAATGGACATggtaaattcaaacttaataagTTTGTATGGGTTACATTGGTTAACCTATATATAAGTACAATTAATTGCACATTATAGAAATGATTTTGTTATAAGTGATATTTtgtagaaaaatatatttatgacAACATTTCTTAAtagaaaacattaaaaaaatctgGGAAATTTTCATGCCAAAGATTTAACTGTCGAACATTTTTCCTGGAGCAAGTTGAGGCACGCAGCGTCATCTCGCGGAGGCGGTTAAGCCTCACTTTGTTTTGTCCAGTAGCAGAATCCGCCCAAACCCACCCATGATCCAATCGCTTCATTTCCTTTCGCTTGCGCCTTGCATACGGATCTCCACTGCCGCTCTCAGACGCTTGTCTTGCCTTTACTCCTGTCTCTGGCGACCTCCGAGGCGATTAGGCCCTGAAGATCTCCAGGTGTTTCGCCCTCTCCTCTGGTCTCCGTcatccatttttttttaattactaaTTTGGGGGCCGTGGAATTTGTGAAgattctttctctctctctctttttttttaaattttatttttatacatGTTACGATTCCGCATTGAAACAGATTGCTGGCGGATTTGCCTGGTGTCTGGCTTTATACATGTTATGGTTTTAGGGAAGGAGTGTGGTTTTTGATGTTCAATTTGGTGTCCACCTTGGTGCTGGTTTGCACAAACGAGCACCACCTTGTGCACCAAGGCGGTGTTGGCACCATCTACTTGGTTTGGTGGTGCTAGTTTGTGCAAACCAGCACGTTGACACCACCAAACCAGGACCATCCGCCTTCGTCTTGGGTTGTAAAAATCAGCACCAGAAACCAACACCAAGGTGATGCTGGTCTTTACAAACCAGGTCCAATGTTGGAGCTGTTCTTTAAAGACCAGCTCCAAcgtgctggtctttaaagaccagaaCCAGCAA
Coding sequences within it:
- the LOC122015026 gene encoding probable 60S ribosomal protein L14, whose protein sequence is MPFKRYVEIGRVALVNYGKEYGRLVVIVDVIDQNRALVDAPDMIRGQINFKRLSLTDIKIDIPRVPKKKTLIQAMEAADVKNKWENSSWGRKLIVQKRRAALNDFDRFKVMVAKIKRGRAIRQELAKLKKENAA